From Palaemon carinicauda isolate YSFRI2023 chromosome 33, ASM3689809v2, whole genome shotgun sequence:
tttgtgcaaccaACCTGAACAGTTCTACATTTTTTGCTTTATGTAAGCTATCTTTGGCTTATGATGAGATTTTACCACCCAATGCCTACTGGTAATAAATTTAAATCCTACCATACCTGGTCCCAACAAATGATAAGTATTATGGTATGATGTTTGCTTCTTTCCTGACATTGAAGTTGAATGTAGAAATATGTTGTGGCTTTCCTCTAGTTTACTATATTCCTGCTGCAAGGACTTAAATCTAGTTGTCTTCCTGCTGCATGGGGTTATATCTTCTGGTTGGCTCTTCTGCTCCTGCTTCTCTGAATGGGTTCCCTTGTCGCCAAATATGTAGTGTTTGGCCTACATTACACTTACTtgatatcagctcactcacctggaataacaATGTTTATTATTAGTTGAGAATATTCCTATTCCAGCATCTTCACCAAATGTGTATTATTTGGCCTACATTACACTTACTTGATATCAGGTCACTCACCTGTAATAGCAATGTTTATTATTAGTTGAGAAAATTCCTATCCCAGCATTTTCGCCAACTTGTCTTCTGGTAGATGAGATCTAATCAGAGACCATATCAAAATACGTTTAAGTTCTCTCAGGCTTACATGTCTGATCTACTTTGAGAACTTGTGAGTTTCGAGTgataatatgtaaacaaaactcgtacacgacaatacaaaaataacaaatgagcatcactcggAAAATTGGAtcttactgcaatacaaaagtaagaagtgtaacaatatgtgaatgttgtggtcaggatttcgtatgtaatcagtgtatgaatattgtttggtacgctgtctaagtttgtaaatgatatctgttgtttatgtttgggtaagtaataaaagaggttgcaaaaaggaaatacaaaatagaagtagaaggcaaagtatattttagaaatcgtaaatttttgagaaagacatcagagacagtaactgataaCTATTTCGattctgatattgaaattgaaactgatgtaaatacgaatgatgttgcaaataaatcttttataattcctgaagctgataacctagaatcacaaagaaccagaagtggtcgtgttgtaaggaaacctcaatatcttgaggattatttgtgataaatttaaagagccaattaggtatgtaggattaaatgtatgttgcagggaccatttatgtagaggaaaagttcttccaagattttgttgagaaaatttaaaagaagggagatgtaacaatatgtgaatgttgtggtcaggatttcgtatgtaatcagtgtatgaatattgtttggtacgctgtctaagtttgtaaatgatatctgttgtttatgtttgggtaagtcacgtgaccacagagtCTTCCGCATTTCTCCCCCACTctccacatgttggctcggcaatgctatATAacttgttgtttaacttgtataataaactaaggttaattaccctcagcttatcaatcatatcccataacaagaaaaatcatatcctaaatttgcaaaattaactaatgattaaatccttcctAACATATGCTACCTTTTATTCTGCATGTCTAAACATATTCTATTGATGCAATACTGTgctacattactcttaatacccatagcgcatatagtattacagtacaaaatacataacaccaTGAATACTGTAATGAAAGTTTCCTAAGTTTGTAGAGGGACAAGAAAAAGACTTTCCTCTATTACGCTTATCAGGTAAAATGATGTTTTTTAGATGGATAGAGGCAGCCAAAGTAAGTGAGATGGcttatttagaagaactgatagtgctagAACTATATTTAGGCGGAATTCCTAAACATTTAATAGTTACTGCATAAGTACCACTGGTATTATTCCAAAGCAAAACATTATAGTACCACAACAACATTCGTCGAATCTTCCTCCTTCAGGTAaggtgaaagacgtgcagaagattaataacGTCTGTTATGAGTGTGGCAAAAAAGGCTATATCAGTAAGGATTGTTGGTCAAATCAACCCAAATTATTCACCCAAgtagttaaggataattcaacttcacagaatacgaaTACATAGAATCAAATGGGAAAGAttgacaaggaaaataaaccagttaacACTTACATGATGAACAGGACAACCCCCAAAAACGTGGaggcctttaaactgtatatttatgaaggtatgttagctgctctagatgggagcgagcagatcctgGTCAAGATGTTTCGTGACACGGGATATAATCACAGTGTGTTGACGGGATGTGCACACCAGAGGGTGGAACAGTATCTCACATGAGGTTTTGTAATTTTCAAGAGAATAAGAGGTGAGGAAGTTACCCCTATTTTCtttttgaaactgtcatgcgaattGGAGACAGGTCATTTTTATTTTGTGGTAAAGGAATCATTAGCTGTCGTAGGAGTAGAAGTCCTACTTgcaaatgaggttggtggagcgtcaCTTGTGCCTTGTATTATTGTAAAGGAGAAACCCCTGAAGTAAAGTCCttcgactgaactcgagaaggagtACCCGAATCTCTTTGCTAGTTCTGTGATGActtggagtatgacaaagaaagtagcTACCGATGAAGACTTAGAAACCGAAAAAACGATGAACTTGTAGTATTTATCTACGGAAGAAGAGATTTCCCATGATATTAAACAAGAAGAGAGCTCCCAAGACAACCCAAAAGAAGAGGAACGATAAATGAATGAACAGCAAGACAAGGAAGTAATGGACTTGAAGGAAATAGGAATcttagcattagaagtaggacaagtgagtcggaaaaggctgataggattgcaccGGAAGGATACGAcattaacagaattattgtaccatgtggttgGATGAGATGGAGGTGACATAGTGTCCTACCAGTAATTACCTCAAGAgcggattgcttatgaggaagtatAGAGACAcctatatccctgggaatgccgaatggggcatataccatcagttattgattcccgcaccgctgAGAAGACAAGGTGATTGCCATAGCACATGacacgggacacatgggaataagataGACAACGGAAAAGATTATGAGATATTTTTTCTGGCCTCGCATGTATAAGTATGTGAGAAAGTTTGGCCGTGCATGTCActtttgtcagatggctggaaagcctaacgagttcATCAAGAGGGCTCCCTCACACCGGATTGAAGCACGAGGAGAAACCCATCAGCAAGGTTATGATCGACATTTTTGGGCTGTTACCGAGAATGAATAAAGGCCAGGAATATATGTTACCATTGATGTTTCAAATgataagatacccagaagccatacctgttaggaacatcagtgccaaagtaatcgccgagaTGTTATTAGACTTATTTATAGAGTTTAGGAATCAGAAAACCGTTCAGAGTGACCGAGggacaaatttcacgtcaaaaatgTTTCAGGACTTGATATAACTGTTGGATGTGAGACTACAACTGTCCACTgcctatcacccggagacccaGAGTGCGTTAGAGcagtttcatcaaaccctaaagagcATGTAAACAAAGtactgcaatgaaacaggaaatgaatgggacattgggCTACCTTTGTTGTTATTTAAGGTACGCAATGCTtaccaagaaagcatgggatgtagcccgaataaaATGGTGTTTGGATGAGAAGTAACAGGACCGATTAAAGTGTTGgtagaaaaatggaaagattgtGAGGAAAacaatggagaatatgtcaagaacttgaggaaaaggattggcaagATAAAAAAGTTTTCTCTACAAACCTGAACCCAAGTTTGATATGGAAactaagaacagacagtttgcggtaggacaacaggaGCTGGTTTTCTTATCAATAAGGAGATTCCCTTTCACCAACAAGTCCCAACAActattccagattttggagaagatcagtgacctgacctacgttatcgaaataccagCAAGAAGGAGAAGCCAAAGGAAGGTACATGTTGATTTACTGAAACCATACTTTAGCGAAAACAAGACTGAATATTCACAGGTATGTATGGCACAAACCATTCCATCCAGGGAAGATGACGATAGATATGAGGTAGTGGCCATCAGCAAAATGAATAATTCGTCCATCAATAGGTAATTAGAAGAAAAATGAACCCATTtaaacaaggagcagcaagaggaattaagccgttCAATGAAATGGTCTGAGACGACTGAAAGGAATCCACTTGACtaggcatgagatacaccttaagacCACGGAAAAACCATTCAAACAACTCGCCTATCGGTTGTTGCCATAACACCAAGATGTCATAAGAAAAGAAATGGTCTATTTGTTGCAAAGCGGATTACCCATACAAAGCTCTAGCCCTTATAGTTTTCCTTGCCTGCTCGTAAAAACATCCGATGGATCTTTCGGGATGTGTACGGACtatcgaaagttgaattcgatcagtgtggctgacaattatccattgccactcatagaccaaTTACTCGACAAGCGAGGTTCTTTTTTAAGATCTACGTGTTGCGAGGCTCTTATTATATTCCTTTGGACGACCTTggaaaattattatcagcttttataaccctgttTGTGTTATATCCACACACAGGTATGCCATTTGGTATAATAAAcgcacccaccaccttccaacgagtgatggataaccttctaggatcgattgaaTGAGGAGGGGTATATCTTGATGATATTGTCATATATTCATCAACCTGagaagaacatctctgaatcctggCAAAGGTATTTCAAAAGTTGCGAGGAGTACATCTGACGATTAACCTTGAGAAGAGTAAATTCTTaaaggcaacagtttggtacttAGGATTCGAAATCTGAAGAGGGCAAATCATCCTGGCAGCCGCTGATGTTGATGGAATAAATAAAGCTTCATCCCCCACTACGAGGAAGTAAAAACAACagtttttagggatggcaggattctacagacggTTTTGCCCGAATTTTTTGTCTGTATTTGCACCATTGACACACTTGACTAACCGCAAGAAAAAGtctgtatggaccagcgagtgccaggaatctttCGACGTGATAAGGGCCATATTAATTTCGAAACTGGAACTGCAAGCACAGGATTTCAACaataaattccttatccaagtggaagcGTCAAACAATGGGACTGGGACTGTCATATTGCAAGAAGGCGAGGAAGGAGTTCTTCACCTCGTCTGTTTTATGCCGTCAAAGCTGAAGAAGTATCCATGGGCCTATTCGACAGTTGAAAAGAAACTACTAGCACTGGTCACAGTAATAAGAAAATTTGAAGTTTATATAAATAGGCTAGTGAATGAAGAATTAATCTAATCACAATCCTTtatcttttgttaataaaatgattattaatcAAAGGTTATCTAGATGGTCATTATGCTTGCAACCATATAGTATTAATGCAAAGCGTATAGCTGGTATAGAGAACGTGGTTGCATATTATTTTATCTGTggctgaattggtggattcaggtctgaaataaataatttttttggggAGGAGCTATGTTATGAAGCTGGTCAAacataaaaatagattattttattcacatatttcatttgtgtatttaagagatatgtaGCCAGCGCGTAAGGTCGGTCCCACTCctataggattaagtaaatatatgtaaattacatagcaCTGCCATCATTCATTTGGTTTTATTtcaattcaattcagtatatgtaaggttacgttatttcaaagaattaaatttttatttcacgtagttcggttacgaaatcttatgtaacttgttaaaaggcatgctgtatgacacacacaaagcattgcatcatgtttccacttgATTGAAAGAGGCATCAAGGTTCTCGGctgaacttattatttttttttaatgtaacgagaggaggtgggtggagttagctgagagtttCTATCATTAAGCGACGATAAAACCATGCTTCAAACTGTCAAGTTAGCAACACTGACGTCGCGAGAGCCCGCCCATATCTTGTGCACACGCATAAAGAATTCTTTGCTAGAATCAGCTGGAAGTTTCCAGATTGTATTAGGATGCATATAAGGGCATACCATTGTATGGGAGGAAGAGATCCAGCCTGCCTTTCCAAAAGAGCCCACATacgacaatcctctcaccagccTTTCATCCATTCATCCATTGACTTTCTCTCCAAAGTAAATAGTGCTGGTTAAAATATTGGTGATGTTATGTGTTTAACTttaaagaagtgaagtgtattgaTGTAAGTAAATTTCAtatcgtattttttttcttatattttgaccAGCCTTGTGTGATTTTGTTAAAAACAAaagtttatttaattttgattaacaactcggtaaccttatgtgagcccaaaggtcataagaataacagatatatataattcttcattattttctcACATTGCAGTGTCTTTTACATTTATtgtcaaaaaattaaatattctaatcaTTGAAAGAGTTGATTGCTCTTATTGAACTGTCATTttgtcattattatatatatatatatatataatatatataatatatatataatatatatatatatatatatatatatatatatatatatatatatatgcatatattatatgtatatatatatatatatatatatatatatatatatatatatatatatatatatatatatatatatatatatatatatatatatatatatatatatatatatatatatatatatatatatatatatatatatatatatatatatatatatatatatatatatatatatatatatatgtatatatatgtatatatatatatttatatataaatatatatatatatatatatatatatatatgtataaatatgtatatatatatatatatatatatatatatatatatatatatatagtatatatatcatatatatcgtgcatatatatatatatgtatatatgtataatatatccatttataataaatatatatatacatatatatttgtatatataaacatatatgtataaatatgtctatacatatatatatatatatatatatatatatatatatatatatatatatgtgtgtgtgtgtgtgtgtgtgtgtgtgtgtgtgtgaagtgagtattatttctatcatcattaatTAATTCAGTGTCCTGCTCGTGTCCGTGACTTAGAACTGAAGAAAGACggtgatttaagaatagttctcattaaaagtaaagtactcacccacttttattttttatagtttaaagtaAAGGGACATTTAGGTATTCagggttcatatatattaacgtcaggGACTTGCTTTTATTCTCTGAGCTCGGATGTATcctcgtgtgtatcagatttacTTAATGTAACGAAGGTGAGTTTGGAACGCATAGgagtttacgtaatatatatatatatatatatatatatatatatatatatatatatatatatatatatatatatatatatatatatatatatatatatatatatatatatatatgtgtgtgtgtatatatatatatatatatatatatatatatatatatatatatatatacatactatcatCACCGTCTACAtctaaaattaaaatcttatatagagcaagtaacagTAATGCAGGGCTGCATCTTAAgccaaaacttaatcttaaatttctgtatcctgtcacggtcgccatattcggaaaaaacttatatgaaggttgtaaaaaatgatgagaaaacaaacatcaaagtgaacattgaatttattattgaacatacaataaatttaaagcataatattatgcctATGGTTTAGAAATGTAGAGAAGGAAGACTTTACCGTTGTGGGATACAGAAatttaagattaagttttggcTTAAGATGCAGCCCTGCATTActgttacttgctctatataagattttaattttagaTGTAGACGGTGATGATAGTAAACTTTTACAATTAAAGAAGATGATATATCAACTATGTTACATGGATAACTGTGCAGTTTCCTATGATAGTTCTGAAGAACTTCTCTGGGCATACCAACAACTAGAAAGCATTTTTGACCCTTACAATTTTTACCTGCAGCAGTACATCAGTAATGATTTTGCATTGCAAGACGACATAGATAATGAGATTAGTACAGAAACCAATGAAAAGGTAAAATTACTTGGGTTGTCATGGGATAGGAAGCAAGACAGTTTATCTACTAAACCTATTAGTCTTAACATACAAGCTCGAACAAAACGGGAAGTATTGCAGTCTATTGCCTCCCAGTATGATCTCTTTAACTTTAATGGCCCTATTCTTAATCGTTCAAGGCTATTTTTGCATCAGTTACAGTGCAACAAAGATCTGGGCTGGGACAAGGAATTAGATGCCGATGTTAGGAGGCAATGGCGGAATATTGCCAAACAAGCAAATGCTGCTTCTGTTGCAGAGATGCCAAGAGTCTTTGGGAGTAGAGAAGATACTTACCGGCTATTGACATTTTCAGACAGTAGTAAGCAGATGTTTGGTGTagtcatttacatacaaaatattcccACAGGAATGGTCAGTTTTGTCTTTGCAAAAAATAGGATAGTAAACAAGCAAATGGAATCTAAAAGCATGCCATCTCTGGAACTTCAAGGAATAACTTTGGCCGTAGAAGAAATTACATGTCTGTATGAGGAGTTATCCGGAATTTTTTGTATGATGCCAATCAAAATAAGCGAGTTGATAGTCTACTCGGATAGCTTCGTTGCCCTTTCCTGGGTACATGGGTTTTCTGCCAAGCTTGATAAAATGCAGAAGTGTTCAGTATTTGTTCAAAATAGGTTACACACAATAAATGAACTGTGTAATAAACACCCGATTCATTCTTCCTTTGTGTCAGGTTGTGAAAATCCAGCCGATTGCATCACTCGCAGCTTATCTTTCAAGCAGCTTCAAAAAACTAACTACTTTTCAGGTCCCAAATTTCTGCTTAATGAGACAGAAGGTCAGCTGAACAGGGAATCtatcttggattttgtaatacctGCCCTTCCGGTAAAGCAAGATTCTCCTGTTGGTGTTGTCCAGTCTTATCATGGTACTATAACTACAAAGATTGAGGAGCATACCGATGCTTTATTAAGATGTTCTAGCTACCATAAAGTTGTTTCTGTTTTCTGTAGAGTACTTACCTTTGTTAAtaacttgaaaatgaaactaaaactaaaggatCCTGTTAAGTTTGGACATATTAGCTGTTTTGATATTTATCATAACTTCTTTTCAGAGGCTACAAAGATGGTAATAAGAAGAGATCAGCAGAAGCACTTCCctgaaatttttgaatattttgaatcaAGAAACCGGTTGCTCAAAGATATCCCAAAGTTAGTTGGACAGCTCAATGTTTATGTGGATCAGGAAGGCCTGTTAAGGGTACGTAGCAAAATGCAGAAACTGAGAGATGACCGAAGGATGCGATTTCCATTGCTAATTTTTAAGGATAGTTTACTAACTAAATATATTGTATTAGATTATCATGAACGTTTTTTACATGCTGGATGCTATAGGCTACTGGCTGAAGTACGTAAGATATTCTGGATACCTAGATTTTTTTCAGTAGTTAAAAGGATAATTCGCACATGTGTCATATGCCGTAGGTTCAATGAGAGGACAGTTAATCTTAATCAACACTGTTATAGAGATTTTAGGATTAATCCCCCAGAGATTCCTTTCCGctatatttttgtagattacatGGGACCCTTCTTTGTACGTTCCAGTGGGAAAAAAGTAAAAGCATAGATAATATGTTTCACATGTACTTGGAGTAGAGCTATAAATCTGAAGGTGTGCATGGACTTGAGTGTTAAAGAGTATCTTAGAGCCTTCCAGCTTCATACATTTGAGTTTGGACTACCAAATTGGTGTATTTCCGATCAGAGATCTCAGTTAGTAGCAGGAGGCAACGTAATTCTAGATTATTTAAAAGACCCAGAAGTTAAACTCTATCTAGAAGAGAATGGCATAAAGAACCTTCAGTTTGAACAGTTTTTCAAAGGGAACTCTGCTCTTGGTTCAATGGTTGAAAGTTGTGTGAAACttactaagagatgcttatttggagccatgagaaataatgttttagatataaaggattttgagtttttaatatgTCAGACTGTCCATTTATTGAATAGAAGACCaatagcttttaaagaggcattaagagATACAGATAAAAACAAATCACTTCCTGATCCCATAACACCAGTGCCTAATTAGGGGTTATGACCTTGTTTCAGTTAACTTAATTCCTGAGCTGCACAGACATCCAGATCTAGAATTGGATGAGGACTATCTAGTTTTTCATTGtgataaagttaaagaaaactacACAAAACTGCGTAAAGTCAGAAGTCATTTGATTAACATTTATCATGAAGAATTTTTGGGTAACTTGACAAATCAAGCTGTAAATGCAAAAGACAGATTCAAACCTGTAAAACATACACTTCTTCAAAAGAATGATGTGGTTCTAATTAAAGAACCATATAGTAAGCCAAACCAATACCCAATGGGAAAAGTCCATGATGTAGTTCTCAATGAGCTTGGGGAAGTTACTGGAGTTACCCTACTGAAAGGCAGAACTGGGGAACTTACAGAGACATTCATCtaatctaatatttcttttcagaCCTGATGTTTCTTCAAATGAAGATAAAAACAGTCCTAATTATGACTCAAATGATTCTAATCTGGCCAACAACCACATTCTGGGAAAGCGTAAAGCGGAAAAGATTAGTGCTCTGAAGACCAGACAAATTTTACAGTAAAGTTTTTCTGTGtaggcttttttatttattattggtgatggtaatttaaataattttggcaattattagaaaaaaaattttggTAATGTAAATACTTTTGGTATGTTTAAAAATTCAATCCTGCTTTTATTTCATAACAGGACTGAATGTTTTGGGGGGattgtgttaaatatatttttatcttttctttccaacttcagaatccttgtattctcgttttctttatcttgttaaatatattgtttttatcttttctttccaacttcagaatccttgtattctcgttttctttatcttgtttatttttagtacgaaaaaagtactttgacttttttcataatccttggttttcaactctcttggaaaataaaaagatctcaaatgtaactttaaataactttaataattatttaatacctgtaaatactttgtgtgctggcatttgagactatttcatagtatttagcccttcttgaattatttaacgaagttaacgagtaatggtaagaatttttaccaagcagtatctgcctaaccTTCCAAAGAAGCAGTTCTCTTGACTAAAGGAAAATGGATTAACTCGACCTTCAttagaaacttgccaactaatgtgtgatcattactaatgaactttattcacttgaaggacttttattgctgtgaaataatgaagtgctaagtaccaccagtttcaccaaagtgcaatggagagacgagggcatgattctccaagAGAGTGAGCTTTCAGAGGAACCATATAATTAGTTTtgtagcagcatggaagagaggccaagacggggattctatttccctaccatagtctttggcatccaccacatactgctggattacttcagagggattcaactccgtggatttatatcgagcaagcaggcgcttgataactttgaggctatgcacagtggcatcatggtaatggtattgctcgacgaatcttataaacttttcactggttataagcgattcggagtgtggaggttaggtaactagtgccagagttacctagatatcggggcagcatcaagtgtc
This genomic window contains:
- the LOC137626281 gene encoding uncharacterized protein, which produces MDNCAVSYDSSEELLWAYQQLESIFDPYNFYLQQYISNDFALQDDIDNEISTETNEKVKLLGLSWDRKQDSLSTKPISLNIQARTKREVLQSIASQYDLFNFNGPILNRSRLFLHQLQCNKDLGWDKELDADVRRQWRNIAKQANAASVAEMPRVFGSREDTYRLLTFSDSSKQMFGVVIYIQNIPTGMVSFVFAKNRIVNKQMESKSMPSLELQGITLAVEEITCLYEELSGIFCMMPIKISELIVYSDSFVALSWVHGFSAKLDKMQKCSVFVQNRLHTINELCNKHPIHSSFVSGCENPADCITRSLSFKQLQKTNYFSGPKFLLNETEGQLNRESILDFVIPALPVKQDSPVGVVQSYHGTITTKIEEHTDALLRCSSYHKVVSVFCRVLTFVNNLKMKLKLKDPVKFGHISCFDIYHNFFSEATKMVIRRDQQKHFPEIFEYFESRNRLLKDIPKLVGQLNVYVDQEGLLRVRSKMQKLRDDRRMRFPLLIFKDSLLTKYIVLDYHERFLHAGCYRLLAEVRKIFWIPRFFSVVKRIIRTCVICRRFNERTVNLNQHCYRDFRINPPEIPFRYIFVDYMGPFFVRSSGKKVKA